From Zhongshania aliphaticivorans, one genomic window encodes:
- the tatC gene encoding twin-arginine translocase subunit TatC, with protein MIANAESDKATNLTAHLTELRDRLLRFLVAMLISTLCLMPFSQDIYSLIADPLLQYLPEGGSMIATEVTSTFMAPLKLVLCTAFALSMPVFLYQLWGFISPGLYRKEQHLGIPLLISSVLLFYIGIAFAFYVVFPLVFSFFSSATPTGVSYTPDISLYLNTVLKLFLAFGLTFEIPIATVLLITSGITSRKALSEKRPYIILACFVVGMVLTPPDIISQALLAVPMIMLFELGLLFSLLIKIKHSD; from the coding sequence ATGATTGCCAACGCGGAGAGTGACAAGGCTACTAACCTTACCGCGCATTTAACAGAACTGCGTGATCGGCTTTTACGTTTTCTCGTCGCAATGCTTATATCTACATTGTGCTTAATGCCGTTTTCACAAGATATTTACAGCCTCATTGCCGACCCACTTTTGCAATACCTACCGGAAGGTGGAAGTATGATTGCAACTGAGGTTACGTCGACCTTTATGGCACCACTGAAGCTTGTGCTATGCACAGCCTTCGCGTTGTCAATGCCGGTTTTTCTATATCAGCTCTGGGGATTTATATCACCAGGGCTATACCGAAAGGAACAACACCTCGGTATTCCACTGCTAATTTCCAGCGTATTGCTATTTTATATTGGCATAGCCTTTGCTTTTTACGTAGTATTTCCGCTCGTATTTAGCTTTTTTAGCAGCGCTACACCGACAGGCGTTTCTTACACCCCCGACATATCACTCTATCTCAATACCGTGCTTAAGCTATTTCTGGCTTTTGGCCTTACCTTCGAAATTCCTATTGCTACGGTACTGCTCATTACCAGTGGTATAACAAGCAGAAAAGCATTAAGTGAAAAACGACCGTATATTATATTGGCCTGTTTTGTAGTTGGAATGGTTTTGACACCACCCGACATCATATCTCAGGCATTACTCGCGGTACCGATGATCATGCTATTTGAACTTGGCCTACTCTTTAGCCTTTTGATTAAAATCAAACACTCCGATTAA
- a CDS encoding IS110 family transposase → MNEVSVIGLDLAKHVFQVHGITANGEVAIRKTLRRSQLLSFFANCPPCLMGMEACGGAHYWLREIRRLGHEVKMMAPAFVKPYLKANKNDRNDAEAICEAIQRPSMRFVAEKSPEQQSVLHLHHSRRLLVKQRVAVSNHLRGLLSEYGIVLAQGERVLLRQLPSLLEDGDNGLPMLTRHTVATLRTQYLQLVEQIHDLEVYLQAWHKQAEQSQRLASIPGVGLQTATALAATVGDGQSFRNGRQLAAYLGLVPRQHSSGGKPRLLGISKRGDSYLRGLLIHGARAVIRHIRRRLALGQPGGNPWVEQLLLRCHPNEGAVALANKMARIAWVLLSRNECYHATAK, encoded by the coding sequence ATGAATGAGGTTAGCGTAATTGGTTTAGATCTGGCAAAGCATGTTTTCCAGGTTCATGGCATAACAGCCAACGGGGAAGTAGCTATAAGGAAAACCCTGCGGCGCTCACAGCTACTTTCATTTTTTGCCAATTGCCCCCCTTGCTTGATGGGCATGGAGGCCTGCGGAGGTGCGCATTACTGGTTACGAGAAATTCGCCGACTGGGACATGAGGTCAAAATGATGGCGCCCGCGTTTGTTAAGCCCTATCTCAAAGCCAACAAAAATGACCGCAATGATGCGGAGGCAATTTGCGAAGCCATACAGCGACCCTCAATGCGTTTTGTGGCTGAGAAGTCCCCTGAGCAACAATCGGTGCTGCATTTACACCATTCGCGCCGCCTGCTGGTGAAACAGCGGGTGGCCGTGAGCAACCACCTGCGAGGGCTGTTATCTGAGTACGGTATTGTCCTTGCTCAAGGAGAGCGTGTGTTACTTCGGCAATTGCCGAGTTTGCTGGAAGACGGTGACAATGGGCTGCCGATGCTGACTCGTCACACAGTAGCAACACTCAGAACGCAGTACCTTCAACTGGTGGAGCAGATTCATGATTTGGAGGTATACCTGCAGGCTTGGCATAAGCAGGCAGAGCAGAGCCAGCGTTTAGCCAGCATTCCTGGTGTGGGCTTGCAGACAGCCACGGCACTGGCTGCGACAGTCGGTGATGGCCAAAGCTTCCGCAATGGACGGCAACTGGCAGCGTACCTAGGATTGGTGCCTCGACAGCATTCCTCTGGCGGTAAGCCTCGTTTACTGGGAATCAGTAAGCGAGGGGATAGCTACCTTCGAGGGTTGCTCATCCATGGTGCCAGAGCCGTGATTCGGCATATCCGCCGACGGTTAGCGCTGGGGCAGCCTGGCGGCAATCCTTGGGTGGAGCAATTATTGCTGCGCTGTCACCCCAATGAAGGGGCTGTGGCGCTGGCGAATAAAATGGCAAGGATTGCCTGGGTATTGCTGAGCAGGAACGAGTGTTATCACGCTACAGCAAAATAA
- a CDS encoding nuclear transport factor 2 family protein, which yields MNIREAKVVDLLKAIETKDTDAMSLIDDKAYIQHNLYVPDGPAGFRGLVASLPDGLAKVSTKRVFQDGDYVVAHSEIDIGGAKAVFDIFRFEGDYVVEHWDNAQPLMPANPSGRSLLDGPVEIVDIDCTAANKLVARAFVENILMVGDLSRAEEFVSAQTYIQHHPMVRDGLDGLAEAFGQWAEEGVEVAYSKVHMVLGKGNFALVASGGRFNGNDVAFYDMFRLADGKIVEHWDVVEEIPARDAWQNNNGKF from the coding sequence ATGAATATTCGTGAAGCCAAGGTCGTAGACTTACTTAAAGCGATAGAGACAAAAGATACGGATGCAATGAGCCTTATCGATGACAAGGCTTATATTCAACATAATCTCTATGTGCCTGATGGCCCCGCAGGATTTCGTGGGCTGGTGGCGTCACTGCCAGATGGTCTGGCTAAAGTGTCAACAAAGCGGGTATTTCAAGATGGAGACTACGTTGTTGCCCATAGTGAGATAGATATTGGCGGCGCAAAAGCGGTTTTTGATATATTTCGATTTGAGGGTGATTACGTAGTTGAGCATTGGGATAACGCACAGCCACTTATGCCAGCTAATCCCAGCGGTCGCAGCCTACTGGACGGCCCCGTTGAGATCGTAGATATAGATTGTACTGCTGCCAATAAATTAGTGGCCCGCGCATTTGTAGAAAATATTTTGATGGTGGGAGACTTGTCTAGGGCGGAGGAATTTGTCAGTGCCCAAACCTATATTCAGCATCACCCCATGGTTAGAGACGGTTTGGATGGTCTTGCAGAAGCCTTTGGTCAGTGGGCAGAAGAAGGCGTAGAGGTAGCCTATAGCAAAGTGCATATGGTGCTAGGTAAAGGCAACTTTGCGCTGGTCGCTTCTGGTGGGCGCTTCAATGGTAATGACGTTGCCTTTTATGACATGTTCCGTTTAGCCGACGGAAAAATAGTTGAGCACTGGGACGTGGTCGAAGAGATTCCAGCGCGGGATGCATGGCAAAATAATAACGGGAAATTCTAA
- the paaI gene encoding hydroxyphenylacetyl-CoA thioesterase PaaI, whose translation MQSTVELSPQQLAESCAALMYERDLATRALGMVIDTIVPGEAVLSMIVSDVMIQGHDSCHGGYIFTLADSAFAFACNTYNAVTVGQACTIDYIAPAKLGDRLTATAKELSRGKRTGVYDVSIVNQRAELLATFRGRSYQVQGVLMDGRELQSKAAEYLAKAQLKPS comes from the coding sequence ATGCAAAGTACCGTTGAATTATCGCCACAACAGTTAGCAGAATCTTGTGCGGCGCTAATGTATGAGCGCGATTTAGCAACGCGCGCGCTGGGAATGGTGATAGACACGATAGTACCTGGCGAAGCAGTGCTCAGTATGATCGTTAGCGATGTGATGATACAGGGCCACGATAGCTGTCATGGCGGGTATATTTTTACACTCGCCGACTCAGCGTTTGCGTTTGCCTGTAATACTTATAATGCAGTGACTGTTGGGCAAGCTTGCACAATCGACTATATTGCACCGGCTAAACTTGGGGATCGATTAACTGCTACAGCAAAGGAGCTATCACGGGGCAAGCGGACAGGGGTATACGATGTCAGTATTGTAAATCAGCGAGCCGAGCTGCTAGCAACATTCCGTGGGCGCTCCTATCAAGTACAGGGTGTATTGATGGACGGGCGCGAATTGCAAAGCAAAGCCGCTGAGTACCTAGCCAAGGCCCAGCTAAAGCCTAGTTAA
- a CDS encoding rubredoxin, which yields MMNKYICPGCGYIYSEDSGDEFEGFPAGTKWIDIPTDWACPSCAVRDKPDFKKIED from the coding sequence ATGATGAATAAATATATCTGTCCAGGCTGTGGCTACATCTACAGCGAAGATTCTGGAGATGAATTTGAAGGATTTCCCGCAGGCACTAAGTGGATCGACATTCCCACCGACTGGGCTTGCCCCTCCTGCGCAGTGCGCGACAAACCAGATTTCAAAAAAATAGAAGATTAG
- a CDS encoding Rrf2 family transcriptional regulator, producing MSNTRFAVAVHVLTVISLDETRPISSQLIASSVGTNAALIRRLLISLNDAKITSSERGASGGVRLARPASSITLFDVWRAVDEEGQLFRVHPTSNPQCPVGRNIEGLLGGVLSSTQCMVEAVLGKVTIRDLVAKVEIAG from the coding sequence ATGAGCAATACCCGATTTGCAGTAGCGGTACATGTACTAACTGTTATTAGCTTGGATGAGACGCGACCAATCTCGTCCCAGTTGATTGCATCCAGCGTGGGTACTAATGCGGCGCTAATTCGACGCCTGCTTATTAGCTTAAACGATGCGAAAATTACAAGCTCTGAGCGTGGCGCCAGTGGCGGCGTCCGTCTTGCTCGACCTGCCAGCAGTATCACTTTGTTCGATGTATGGCGGGCCGTAGACGAGGAAGGGCAGTTGTTTCGGGTGCACCCAACGTCTAATCCCCAGTGTCCTGTAGGTCGTAATATTGAAGGGCTTTTAGGAGGAGTGCTTTCGAGTACACAATGCATGGTTGAGGCCGTTCTCGGAAAAGTAACGATTAGAGATTTGGTGGCGAAAGTAGAGATAGCGGGCTAG
- a CDS encoding AraC family transcriptional regulator — protein MNKNFNLIMDTVFKNSVDPDEACSLVGSVYQPHRLNLCRTSDLLSANMEHRSISETSLSRLAYNANIHIQSEPFQNFYLVMLPVSGHFNIRQNNIEKTASAGNPVILDTDKNIDMQWSNDCENIIFKLDKNLIDRTLLESYGVEAKLAVAFNCTDGEKSNLDKFSIMLNNFVINNPYLSDLQNNSEMFKNIERVLALSLLSGSHSHVEDIEKIKYRVLPKVIVKAKEFMEENYSKKITVQDIANHVCISARSLQKGFEQYECSTPILYLRRLRLRRARELLVFSRRENVGIKISEIAMRCGFYHFGNFSKFYLEEFGETPSVTRSGRKSAL, from the coding sequence ATGAATAAAAATTTTAATCTGATAATGGATACTGTTTTTAAAAACAGCGTTGACCCTGATGAAGCCTGCTCTTTGGTAGGATCAGTCTATCAACCACACAGGCTTAATTTGTGCCGCACGTCCGATCTGCTATCCGCAAATATGGAGCACCGCTCAATTTCTGAAACATCCTTAAGTCGATTAGCTTACAACGCAAACATCCACATACAATCTGAACCGTTCCAAAATTTCTATTTGGTAATGCTACCAGTTAGCGGTCATTTTAACATTCGCCAGAATAATATAGAAAAAACCGCCTCGGCCGGAAATCCCGTAATATTAGACACAGATAAGAATATTGACATGCAATGGTCTAATGATTGTGAAAATATAATATTTAAATTAGATAAAAATCTGATCGATCGCACTCTGCTGGAATCTTACGGGGTAGAAGCGAAACTTGCCGTCGCATTCAACTGCACAGATGGGGAAAAAAGTAATCTAGATAAGTTCTCCATTATGTTAAATAATTTTGTTATAAACAACCCATATTTAAGCGACTTACAAAACAACTCCGAAATGTTTAAAAATATTGAAAGAGTTCTAGCTCTATCCTTGCTATCTGGAAGCCACAGCCATGTTGAGGATATTGAAAAAATAAAGTACAGAGTACTTCCAAAGGTAATCGTTAAAGCCAAAGAATTCATGGAAGAAAACTACTCAAAAAAAATCACCGTTCAAGATATTGCCAACCACGTTTGTATTAGCGCTCGCTCCCTTCAAAAAGGGTTTGAGCAGTATGAGTGTTCGACCCCAATACTCTACTTAAGAAGGCTTCGCTTGAGAAGAGCCCGAGAGCTCCTTGTTTTTTCACGACGTGAAAATGTTGGAATTAAGATTTCCGAAATAGCAATGCGCTGTGGATTCTACCACTTCGGAAATTTTAGCAAATTTTACTTAGAAGAATTTGGGGAAACGCCCTCTGTAACACGCTCTGGACGAAAGTCCGCTTTATAG
- a CDS encoding PQQ-dependent dehydrogenase, methanol/ethanol family — protein MNINNKLNHAIVAIGITLFCGCTGTGTGTGRDNRTSAKPASTGTEIESIDWPMHGNDAYEQRYSVLSDINTDNISKLGLAWYQDLPENRGQEATPIVIDGVIYTTSAWNHVHAFLAETGEVLWEYDPKVPKSTGVKGCCDAVTRGLAYHDGGVYLATLDGRLIALDAETGSMRWSVNTVDSSLNYTITGAPRVANGKVFIGNGGAEYGVRGYITAYDINSGDLVWRFYTVPGTKSHETGTEPQALMDETWSKSNSPLEKGGTVWDTIVYDPDTNSLLFGVGNGSPWNPNIRSPGGGDNLFLSSIVSVNADTGKYKWHYQTTPGEAWDFTATQPIVLANINIDGLDRKVAIQAPKNGFLYVLDRTNGKLISAEKFVDVNWASHIDKSTGRPVINPDAQYWKTGKPALVKPSWMGGHNWHPMAFDPNSNTLYIPAQNTSFPYLAEDEQSPSKLAVNLGVDTKAANLPDDPKVIAAVKDATSGSLLARNVLTGEDLWQVEYPGVWNGGVLATKGGLVFQGSATGYVNAYNSKNGHLLWRFNAQTGVVAPPVTFKVNGRQYIAVNAGWGGIMPLMTGVLTQDAAQGYPVNKSRLLVFKIGGNTNLPDDKRATLKIQPSTQLGDPAAITKGFEIYDRYCINCHGAGAVGGGVIPDLRYSGFNRAPNAWLSVVRDGILESRGMVSYKDELSDADIESVRQYILGRTKYAKDSGDDERPAR, from the coding sequence ATGAATATTAATAATAAATTAAATCATGCAATTGTGGCTATAGGAATTACATTATTTTGTGGCTGCACAGGCACAGGCACAGGCACAGGCAGAGACAATCGCACTAGTGCGAAACCTGCTAGCACTGGCACTGAGATTGAATCTATTGACTGGCCAATGCACGGAAACGACGCTTACGAACAGCGCTATTCGGTACTATCGGATATTAATACCGATAATATTTCTAAGCTTGGACTCGCATGGTACCAAGATCTACCAGAAAATCGAGGGCAAGAAGCCACACCAATTGTGATCGATGGTGTTATTTATACTACGTCTGCATGGAATCATGTTCATGCTTTCTTAGCCGAAACTGGCGAAGTACTTTGGGAATATGATCCCAAAGTTCCTAAGTCCACAGGAGTTAAAGGATGTTGCGACGCGGTAACAAGGGGCTTGGCCTACCACGACGGGGGAGTCTATCTAGCGACATTAGATGGCAGACTTATAGCGCTTGATGCGGAAACCGGTAGCATGCGCTGGAGTGTGAATACTGTAGATAGCTCTTTGAACTACACTATCACTGGAGCCCCAAGAGTTGCAAATGGGAAAGTATTCATAGGTAATGGGGGCGCAGAATATGGTGTACGGGGATACATCACAGCTTACGACATAAACTCAGGGGATCTAGTGTGGCGTTTTTACACTGTCCCTGGCACAAAAAGCCATGAAACAGGTACAGAACCACAAGCTTTAATGGATGAAACCTGGTCAAAAAGTAACAGTCCATTAGAAAAAGGAGGGACTGTTTGGGATACTATCGTCTATGACCCCGATACAAATAGCCTACTCTTTGGCGTTGGCAATGGCTCACCGTGGAACCCGAATATCCGGTCGCCCGGCGGAGGTGACAATTTATTTTTATCCTCTATAGTTTCTGTCAACGCTGATACCGGAAAATATAAGTGGCACTATCAAACTACTCCAGGAGAGGCGTGGGACTTCACAGCAACCCAGCCAATTGTACTAGCTAATATTAATATTGACGGTTTAGATCGAAAAGTCGCAATTCAAGCGCCTAAAAACGGATTCCTATATGTCTTAGATCGAACCAATGGGAAATTGATTTCAGCAGAGAAATTTGTTGACGTTAATTGGGCATCACATATTGATAAATCCACCGGGCGCCCGGTTATAAACCCAGACGCTCAATATTGGAAAACTGGCAAGCCTGCTCTGGTTAAACCGTCCTGGATGGGAGGTCATAATTGGCACCCAATGGCTTTCGACCCCAATTCAAATACACTTTATATCCCAGCCCAAAATACTTCTTTCCCTTACTTGGCGGAAGACGAACAAAGCCCTTCTAAACTGGCGGTAAATCTCGGTGTAGATACGAAAGCGGCTAATTTACCAGACGACCCAAAGGTTATAGCTGCAGTAAAAGATGCTACATCTGGCTCGCTACTTGCCCGCAACGTTCTTACCGGCGAAGATCTTTGGCAAGTAGAGTATCCTGGTGTTTGGAATGGTGGCGTTTTAGCTACAAAAGGAGGTTTAGTATTTCAAGGATCTGCTACGGGTTATGTAAACGCTTACAACTCAAAAAATGGTCATCTATTATGGCGCTTTAATGCTCAGACCGGTGTTGTTGCGCCTCCGGTGACGTTCAAAGTAAACGGCCGACAATATATCGCAGTGAACGCCGGGTGGGGGGGGATCATGCCACTTATGACTGGTGTTTTAACTCAGGATGCCGCGCAAGGCTACCCAGTTAATAAAAGCCGCCTATTGGTTTTCAAAATTGGAGGCAACACCAATTTACCCGACGATAAACGAGCCACCTTGAAGATACAACCCTCTACACAGCTAGGTGACCCAGCCGCAATTACGAAAGGGTTTGAGATTTACGACCGGTATTGTATTAATTGCCATGGCGCAGGAGCTGTTGGTGGCGGTGTAATCCCAGACCTCAGATATTCTGGATTTAACAGGGCACCTAACGCATGGCTTTCAGTTGTTAGAGATGGAATCTTAGAATCTAGAGGCATGGTGTCTTACAAGGATGAGCTGAGTGACGCAGACATAGAAAGCGTACGGCAGTATATCCTAGGGCGAACTAAGTACGCCAAAGATAGCGGCGATGATGAGCGCCCTGCTCGATGA
- a CDS encoding class I SAM-dependent methyltransferase translates to MSFYDDKVLPHILDKLCSQNSVMSLRERVVPLARGIVLEVGIGSGINLHLYNPSTVDFVWGLEPSNGMRHKAQHNINKSPVNVKWLDLPGEEIPLENNSVDTILLCYTLCSISNSAKALQKMHRVLKEDGILLFCEHGKSPETDIAKWQQRVTPTWKKIAGGCHLNRPIQELIASSGFDVIEVETCYMDGFPKIMGYMYLGQAKKIPK, encoded by the coding sequence ATGAGCTTTTATGACGATAAAGTTTTACCACACATTTTAGATAAACTCTGTAGTCAAAATTCAGTCATGAGTTTGAGAGAGCGAGTGGTTCCATTAGCTCGAGGTATAGTACTCGAAGTTGGAATCGGCAGCGGTATTAATTTACATCTATACAACCCTAGTACCGTCGATTTTGTCTGGGGACTCGAGCCCTCAAATGGAATGCGACATAAAGCGCAACATAATATTAACAAGTCCCCAGTCAACGTAAAGTGGTTAGATCTTCCTGGGGAAGAAATCCCCTTAGAAAACAATAGCGTTGACACTATTCTGCTCTGCTATACTCTATGCAGCATCTCTAATAGCGCTAAAGCTCTACAGAAAATGCATCGAGTTCTAAAGGAAGATGGAATATTATTATTTTGCGAGCACGGCAAATCTCCGGAAACTGATATTGCAAAATGGCAGCAACGGGTAACACCTACATGGAAAAAGATTGCCGGTGGCTGTCATCTTAACCGGCCTATTCAAGAATTGATAGCTTCTTCCGGCTTTGATGTTATTGAAGTAGAAACATGCTACATGGATGGATTCCCAAAGATAATGGGCTACATGTATCTAGGGCAGGCAAAAAAAATTCCAAAATAA
- a CDS encoding rubredoxin: MLKKYECIVCGFIYDEEIGIPDDGIVAGTKWDDIPESWTCYECSAPKSDFENME, encoded by the coding sequence ATGTTAAAAAAATACGAATGCATTGTATGCGGCTTTATATATGACGAAGAAATCGGCATTCCTGACGATGGCATAGTGGCGGGTACAAAATGGGATGACATCCCTGAATCTTGGACTTGTTATGAGTGTAGCGCACCGAAATCCGATTTTGAAAATATGGAGTGA
- a CDS encoding alkane 1-monooxygenase, translating to MAQYNTYNHVEKIKNKDSKRYLWWLPLLVAVSPIIGIKIYEATGNPLFPWLTPILWYVFIPLGDLVFGRDDANYRESRSNEIENDAFYKWLVFLSVPLFYVTWIYSAWWLATVANSTTAYLGVTIGVALTNGLALVVGHELGHKNNRQEKNLAKLVLAVPAYGHFSAEHNRGHHKDVATPDDPASARLGESLYKFILREIPGAFARAFHDENIRLKRKGKSVFSIENQILQSFSITFLLYGGALYAWGPVILPFILISTLWGWQFLSTSNYIEHYGLLRQKQEDGRFERTRPEHSWNADHIVSNIMTFHLQRHSDHHSRPTRRYQVLRSDDAPQLPTGYAGCFTMAYLPFLWRKVMDHRVLEQYNGDILKANLDPKKRDALIRKYAK from the coding sequence ATGGCTCAATATAATACTTATAACCACGTTGAAAAAATAAAGAATAAGGACTCCAAACGATACCTATGGTGGCTTCCACTGTTGGTAGCAGTGTCACCGATCATCGGTATAAAAATATACGAAGCTACGGGTAACCCATTATTCCCATGGCTTACCCCTATTCTTTGGTATGTATTTATCCCACTAGGGGACCTTGTATTTGGTAGGGATGATGCAAATTACCGAGAAAGCAGATCAAACGAGATTGAGAACGATGCGTTTTATAAATGGCTCGTATTCCTTTCCGTGCCGCTTTTTTATGTGACCTGGATATATTCTGCTTGGTGGCTAGCTACTGTTGCCAATAGCACTACAGCCTACTTAGGTGTCACTATCGGCGTAGCTTTGACAAATGGACTTGCGTTGGTAGTTGGGCATGAGCTAGGTCACAAGAATAATCGACAAGAAAAGAATTTGGCCAAATTGGTATTAGCTGTTCCAGCGTACGGCCATTTTTCTGCAGAGCATAATAGAGGTCACCATAAAGATGTCGCCACTCCTGACGATCCAGCTTCAGCTAGGCTGGGTGAGTCGTTATATAAATTCATTCTTAGAGAGATTCCCGGCGCATTTGCACGAGCATTTCATGATGAGAATATAAGACTAAAAAGAAAAGGAAAGTCAGTATTTAGTATTGAAAATCAAATTCTTCAATCGTTTTCCATTACATTTCTTCTGTATGGCGGCGCACTTTACGCATGGGGACCAGTAATACTTCCATTCATCCTGATATCAACATTGTGGGGATGGCAATTCCTTTCTACGTCAAACTATATTGAGCATTACGGCTTATTGCGACAAAAACAGGAAGACGGAAGATTTGAGCGGACTCGCCCAGAGCACTCGTGGAATGCAGATCATATTGTATCTAATATTATGACATTTCATCTACAGCGGCACTCAGATCATCACTCACGCCCTACTCGTCGATATCAAGTCCTTCGAAGTGACGATGCCCCACAGCTACCAACAGGGTATGCGGGGTGCTTCACAATGGCCTACCTACCTTTCTTATGGCGCAAAGTGATGGATCACAGAGTTTTAGAACAATATAACGGCGATATTTTGAAAGCAAACCTAGACCCAAAGAAGCGCGATGCCTTAATAAGAAAATACGCTAAGTGA
- the tatB gene encoding Sec-independent protein translocase protein TatB, which translates to MFDMSFLELLVVGIVGLLVLGPERLPGAIRTGSLYVGRLKRGFNKLRFEIEDEINATEIRTKLKSDAIYRIDDDLAALKQNFHKAINSEPDASTEIATGDNSRSANNEVREL; encoded by the coding sequence ATGTTCGATATGAGCTTTCTTGAATTACTGGTCGTCGGGATAGTCGGCTTGCTGGTTCTCGGCCCAGAACGGTTGCCTGGCGCAATCAGGACGGGGTCGCTTTATGTTGGCCGATTGAAGCGTGGCTTTAACAAGTTGCGCTTTGAGATTGAAGATGAAATCAACGCCACAGAAATACGTACCAAGCTGAAAAGTGACGCAATATACCGAATCGATGACGATCTTGCCGCGTTAAAACAGAATTTTCATAAAGCTATTAATAGCGAACCTGACGCAAGCACTGAGATCGCCACAGGCGACAACTCACGTTCGGCAAATAATGAAGTACGAGAGTTATGA